A genomic segment from Deinococcus sp. YIM 77859 encodes:
- the bshB1 gene encoding bacillithiol biosynthesis deacetylase BshB1 has protein sequence MGNSFRTVYGSVQPLDWLCLAPHPDDAEIGVGGTLIRLARAGRAVGVLELSRGERGTQGTPEEREAECVAAAAILRLAWRGQLGLPDGALADTPEGAAALAVTLRTLRPRVLAVPHHQDRHPDHFGTYHLAKRAVHLAALRKADVPGEPHRVSRVLLYQGNADIRATLLVDVGAVQAEWEAAVRAHVSQFTGAAISETVTPEIVERRRARQMYWGTLARVRYAEAFELEEPLLVDPLGL, from the coding sequence ATGGGGAACTCTTTCCGCACGGTGTACGGAAGCGTGCAGCCTCTGGACTGGCTCTGCCTCGCGCCCCATCCAGATGACGCGGAGATCGGGGTGGGCGGGACGCTGATTCGCCTCGCGCGGGCGGGGCGGGCGGTCGGCGTGCTGGAACTGTCGCGCGGCGAGCGGGGAACGCAGGGCACACCGGAGGAACGGGAGGCCGAATGTGTGGCAGCGGCGGCCATCCTGCGCCTGGCCTGGCGGGGACAACTGGGGCTACCGGACGGGGCGCTGGCAGACACGCCGGAGGGAGCCGCGGCCCTGGCGGTTACCCTGCGCACGCTGCGGCCGCGGGTGCTCGCCGTTCCCCATCATCAGGACCGCCACCCGGACCATTTCGGCACGTACCACCTCGCCAAACGAGCGGTGCACCTCGCAGCCCTGCGCAAGGCGGATGTGCCCGGGGAGCCGCACCGTGTCTCGCGGGTACTGCTGTACCAGGGCAACGCGGACATCCGCGCGACCCTGCTGGTGGACGTAGGCGCGGTGCAGGCGGAGTGGGAGGCCGCAGTCCGCGCCCACGTGAGCCAGTTCACGGGAGCCGCAATCTCCGAGACCGTCACCCCGGAGATCGTCGAGCGCCGCCGTGCCCGCCAGATGTATTGGGGAACACTGGCCCGCGTGCGCTACGCAGAAGCCTTTGAGCTGGAAGAGCCGCTGCTGGTAGACCCACTGGGCTTGTGA
- the def gene encoding peptide deformylase: MAEAPRVYPIRLYGDPVLRRKARPVQPNETLTVPGAGPQSLREIANTMLETMFEARGVGLAAPQVGLPVRLFVAVEYEDDEEEQEGQDKPLKSRVLREFVMLNPVLTVIDKKKDRSYQEGCLSIPGIYEEGVPRARAVAVRYTDLDGQEHTVEAEDYLARVFQHETDHLDGVFFLDRLPPEVTEDHRRELAAMQRRAKQFLSDLAEAEKRRREQQG; encoded by the coding sequence ATGGCCGAGGCCCCCCGCGTGTACCCCATTCGCCTGTATGGCGATCCGGTGCTGCGCCGCAAGGCGCGCCCGGTGCAGCCGAACGAAACCCTGACGGTACCGGGTGCCGGACCGCAATCCCTGCGCGAGATCGCAAACACCATGCTGGAGACGATGTTCGAAGCGCGTGGTGTGGGCCTCGCTGCCCCGCAGGTGGGCCTGCCGGTGCGGCTTTTCGTGGCGGTCGAGTACGAGGACGACGAGGAGGAGCAGGAGGGGCAAGACAAGCCCCTGAAGTCCCGCGTTCTGCGCGAGTTCGTGATGCTCAATCCCGTCCTGACGGTGATCGACAAGAAAAAGGACCGCTCGTACCAGGAAGGCTGCCTGAGCATTCCCGGCATCTATGAGGAGGGTGTGCCGCGGGCGCGTGCCGTCGCGGTGCGCTACACCGATCTCGACGGACAGGAGCACACGGTCGAGGCGGAAGACTACCTCGCCCGCGTCTTTCAGCACGAGACCGACCACCTCGACGGCGTGTTCTTTCTCGACCGCCTGCCCCCCGAGGTGACCGAAGACCACCGCCGGGAGCTGGCCGCGATGCAGCGCCGGGCCAAGCAGTTTCTGAGTGACCTTGCGGAAGCCGAGAAGCGTCGGCGGGAGCAGCAGGGTTGA
- a CDS encoding macro domain-containing protein, producing the protein MPLELVQGDIGQERTCAVVTAANSELAGGGGVDAVIHRAAGPELLRALRRIGGTPPGTAVITPAFNLAAQGVRFVIHAVGPVWRGGGQNEPALLAGAYRESLRLAVEQGCRSVAFPAISTGVYGYPKEEAATVALRTIRDFLREHPDLTVRLVLYDGGTLNVFRRALAHLE; encoded by the coding sequence GTGCCACTGGAACTGGTGCAGGGCGATATCGGACAGGAGCGAACCTGCGCGGTGGTGACCGCCGCGAACAGCGAACTCGCGGGTGGGGGGGGCGTGGACGCCGTCATTCACCGCGCAGCGGGGCCGGAGCTGCTGCGTGCCCTTCGCAGGATCGGCGGTACGCCCCCGGGGACGGCCGTCATCACCCCGGCCTTCAACCTGGCGGCTCAGGGAGTACGCTTCGTGATTCACGCCGTCGGTCCGGTCTGGCGCGGCGGCGGGCAGAACGAGCCGGCTCTCCTCGCGGGCGCGTACCGCGAGAGCCTGCGTTTGGCTGTAGAGCAGGGCTGCCGCTCGGTGGCCTTTCCAGCGATCAGCACCGGCGTCTACGGCTACCCGAAAGAGGAAGCGGCGACCGTCGCCCTGAGGACCATCCGGGATTTCCTGCGCGAACACCCCGACCTCACCGTACGGCTCGTGCTGTATGACGGCGGTACCCTGAACGTATTCCGGCGAGCTCTTGCCCACCTGGAGTAG
- a CDS encoding Lrp/AsnC family transcriptional regulator encodes MTAAAPTPTAVTPREQLLNRIQRDIPIVQRPYRVLAEEVGLTEGEALSILREVKAEGVLRQISAIFDTRTLGYQSSLVAAEYDEEQLDAGAEIVSGHPGVSHNYKRNHSFNLWYTIAVPPESDLEAHVQRLHELSGARVTRLMPTLHLFKIGVEFDMTGQEDWNAKAKPQYTNEQRNIGYQVTELDRAFVLEFQKDLPLTEEPYAAACAALGLSIDELAAHAQKMKEAGALRRVSAVFRHQKAGFTFNAMGVWAVPQDQVAALGRRMAEFKAVSHCYLRPTYPEWPYTIFTMVHGRSKEEAFGKIKAIEEEVAPGIPHAILYSTKEYKKVRLEFYKPEFYEWEQTHLGAPSTAGC; translated from the coding sequence ATGACTGCTGCCGCTCCCACCCCCACGGCGGTGACGCCGCGTGAACAACTGCTCAACCGAATTCAGCGCGATATTCCTATCGTGCAGCGCCCCTACCGCGTCCTCGCGGAGGAAGTGGGGCTGACCGAGGGCGAGGCCCTGAGCATCCTGCGCGAGGTGAAGGCGGAAGGCGTGCTGCGGCAGATCAGCGCCATCTTTGACACCCGGACCCTGGGCTACCAGTCCAGCCTGGTTGCCGCCGAGTACGACGAGGAACAGCTCGACGCGGGGGCCGAAATCGTCAGCGGGCACCCCGGCGTCAGCCACAACTACAAGCGCAACCACAGCTTTAACCTGTGGTACACGATCGCCGTGCCGCCCGAGAGTGATCTCGAAGCCCATGTGCAGAGGCTGCACGAACTCAGCGGCGCGCGGGTCACCCGTCTGATGCCCACGCTGCACCTTTTCAAGATCGGCGTGGAGTTTGACATGACCGGCCAGGAGGACTGGAACGCCAAGGCGAAACCGCAGTACACCAACGAGCAGCGCAACATCGGGTATCAGGTGACGGAGCTCGACCGCGCCTTTGTGCTGGAGTTCCAGAAGGATCTGCCCCTGACAGAAGAGCCCTACGCGGCTGCCTGCGCCGCTCTGGGGCTCAGTATCGATGAACTTGCCGCACATGCCCAGAAGATGAAGGAGGCCGGAGCGCTTCGGCGCGTGTCCGCCGTGTTCCGCCATCAGAAAGCAGGCTTTACCTTCAATGCGATGGGTGTCTGGGCTGTTCCCCAGGACCAGGTGGCCGCGCTGGGCCGCCGTATGGCCGAGTTCAAGGCGGTCTCGCACTGTTACCTGCGGCCCACCTACCCCGAGTGGCCCTACACCATCTTCACGATGGTCCACGGCCGGAGCAAGGAAGAGGCGTTTGGCAAGATCAAGGCGATCGAGGAGGAAGTCGCGCCCGGCATTCCCCACGCCATCCTGTACTCGACGAAGGAATACAAAAAGGTACGGCTGGAATTCTACAAGCCGGAATTCTATGAGTG
- a CDS encoding MFS transporter produces the protein MLWTRPLVMLRLLALLLTGELVRTGFFVSALPVAGPDLGLSTAVIGLMVGLHYLADALAKGPVGLVTERWGPGRVLTLGAGLGLLVVLGTRLAPSPLWGVLGCGVWGLGYAALWPGVMSASQALALPGRTARALAVSSLSVAPAILTGVLGVGPLMQARPEVAWLLLVGAQVGALGLALSLLRLRLPGRTAPMGSIRQGWSRVAALLPAAFAQTLAPGLLVTLFYPLLARLGLGLGDLVGPGLLALMVFGACLWGAGRLADRIHPRLALTPGLLGLALTFLLAALPGLEGRLWLLAPLLGLGYGAFVAGWNGLVGRVLPSGYRAAAWGTVMAVEALGYAVGPPLGGLVWASFGPPGVFLLGAAVFLLTEGYYLWPGRAVIRAAPSPK, from the coding sequence ATGCTCTGGACCCGTCCTCTGGTGATGCTGCGGCTGCTGGCGCTGCTGCTGACCGGCGAACTGGTTCGCACCGGGTTTTTCGTGTCGGCGTTGCCGGTGGCAGGACCGGACCTGGGGTTGAGCACGGCGGTGATCGGCCTGATGGTGGGCCTGCATTACCTCGCGGACGCGCTCGCCAAGGGGCCGGTCGGCCTGGTGACCGAACGCTGGGGACCGGGACGGGTGCTGACGCTGGGAGCAGGGCTGGGCCTGCTGGTGGTGCTGGGCACGCGCCTCGCCCCGTCGCCCCTCTGGGGCGTGCTGGGCTGCGGCGTGTGGGGCCTGGGCTACGCGGCCCTGTGGCCGGGCGTCATGAGCGCCTCGCAGGCGCTGGCGCTTCCGGGGCGCACGGCGCGGGCGCTCGCTGTGTCCAGCCTGAGTGTCGCTCCCGCCATTCTGACGGGCGTGCTGGGCGTGGGGCCGCTGATGCAGGCCCGGCCAGAAGTGGCCTGGCTCCTTCTGGTCGGGGCGCAGGTGGGGGCGCTGGGGCTGGCGCTTAGCCTGCTGCGGCTGCGGCTTCCGGGCAGAACGGCCCCAATGGGAAGCATCCGGCAGGGCTGGAGCCGGGTGGCCGCGCTGCTGCCGGCCGCCTTTGCCCAGACGCTCGCGCCGGGGCTGCTGGTGACCCTCTTCTACCCCCTCCTGGCACGGCTGGGCCTGGGGCTGGGGGACCTGGTCGGCCCGGGTCTGCTGGCCCTCATGGTGTTCGGTGCATGCCTGTGGGGGGCGGGCCGGCTGGCCGACCGGATCCATCCGCGCCTCGCCCTGACGCCCGGACTGCTGGGGCTGGCCCTCACCTTTCTGCTGGCGGCCCTGCCGGGATTAGAAGGGCGACTGTGGCTGCTCGCGCCGCTGTTGGGCCTGGGGTATGGGGCCTTTGTCGCGGGGTGGAACGGCCTGGTTGGACGGGTCTTGCCGTCTGGGTACCGCGCTGCCGCGTGGGGCACCGTCATGGCGGTGGAGGCGCTGGGCTATGCCGTTGGTCCCCCGCTGGGGGGGCTGGTTTGGGCCAGCTTCGGCCCGCCGGGCGTGTTCCTGCTGGGAGCCGCCGTGTTTCTGCTCACCGAGGGGTACTACCTGTGGCCGGGCCGAGCGGTCATCCGCGCTGCGCCCTCTCCCAAGTGA
- a CDS encoding metallophosphoesterase — translation MQLFLPELALVVLMGTAADRHMFAARHFQPEEVLGGDGVLLDPLLEQAGERLAQGQRTVVNLPGFRPHDRRRLVELARAHDVAAVALVLDLPQPLRQGRPLPETELRRTLGSLEREGFGQVWVLRSAAEVNTARVNRVPLPVDRRALTGPFDFIGDVHGCRAELDELLKQLGYTVEGDAATPPPGRTAVFLGDLTDRGPNSAGVLRLVMNLVRSGAALCVLGNHDEKLRRALEGKAVRALHGLDATLAQVAAAGPGFREEVRAWLGSLPSHLVLDGGRVVAAHAGLPERYQGRVSGRVQSFALYGDVNGRRDEYGLPIRGDWAQTYRGAALVVYGHTPVLEPRWLNRTVNIDTGCVFGGALTALRYPKLETVSVAAHARYAVPRRPLESVPGTPLAP, via the coding sequence ATGCAGCTTTTCCTTCCCGAGCTGGCACTGGTGGTCCTGATGGGCACGGCGGCGGACAGACATATGTTCGCCGCGCGGCATTTCCAGCCCGAAGAGGTACTGGGCGGTGACGGCGTTCTCCTGGACCCTTTGCTGGAGCAAGCGGGCGAGCGGCTGGCGCAGGGGCAACGGACGGTGGTGAACCTGCCCGGCTTTCGTCCCCACGACCGGCGGCGGCTGGTCGAGCTGGCGCGAGCGCACGATGTGGCCGCGGTGGCCCTCGTGCTGGACCTACCCCAGCCGCTGCGGCAAGGACGGCCCTTGCCGGAGACGGAGTTGCGCCGAACACTGGGCAGCCTGGAACGGGAGGGCTTTGGGCAGGTGTGGGTGCTGCGCTCGGCGGCGGAGGTGAACACGGCGCGGGTGAACCGAGTGCCCCTGCCGGTGGACCGCCGAGCGTTGACCGGGCCTTTTGACTTCATCGGGGACGTTCATGGGTGCCGCGCGGAACTGGACGAGCTGCTGAAACAGCTGGGCTATACGGTGGAAGGTGACGCAGCCACGCCCCCACCCGGCCGAACGGCGGTGTTCCTGGGTGACCTGACCGACCGGGGGCCGAACAGCGCGGGCGTCCTGCGCCTGGTGATGAACCTGGTTCGCTCGGGCGCCGCCCTATGCGTGCTCGGTAACCACGATGAGAAGCTGAGGCGGGCGCTGGAAGGCAAGGCTGTTCGCGCTCTGCACGGCCTGGACGCGACGCTGGCGCAGGTGGCGGCCGCCGGGCCGGGGTTTCGGGAAGAGGTGCGCGCCTGGTTGGGAAGTCTACCCAGCCACCTGGTGCTCGACGGAGGGCGGGTGGTGGCGGCGCATGCGGGGTTGCCGGAGCGGTACCAGGGGCGCGTGTCGGGCCGGGTGCAGAGTTTCGCGCTGTACGGGGACGTGAATGGCCGAAGGGATGAATACGGCCTGCCCATCCGGGGCGACTGGGCGCAGACGTATCGGGGCGCGGCCCTCGTGGTGTACGGGCACACGCCCGTGCTGGAGCCGCGCTGGCTGAACCGCACGGTCAACATCGACACCGGGTGTGTGTTCGGGGGGGCCCTGACCGCCCTGCGTTACCCGAAACTGGAGACGGTCAGCGTCGCCGCGCATGCACGGTACGCGGTGCCGAGACGGCCCTTGGAAAGCGTGCCGGGAACTCCTCTTGCCCCCTGA
- a CDS encoding Lrp/AsnC family transcriptional regulator, producing the protein MVTAIVMVQAERQRIQETAEALAGVPGVREVYSVTGEWDIVALLKLERYDDLADVVTGHLRKVEGILRTQTMLAFRTYSEALLDQGFGVGLDESRPS; encoded by the coding sequence ATGGTCACCGCAATCGTGATGGTGCAGGCAGAGAGGCAGCGCATTCAGGAAACCGCCGAGGCGCTGGCGGGCGTGCCGGGTGTGCGGGAAGTGTACAGCGTGACGGGCGAATGGGACATCGTGGCTCTGCTGAAGCTGGAGCGGTACGACGACCTGGCCGATGTGGTGACGGGACACCTGCGCAAGGTGGAAGGCATCCTACGCACCCAGACCATGCTGGCCTTCCGGACATACAGCGAGGCACTGCTCGACCAGGGCTTCGGCGTGGGCCTGGACGAGAGCCGGCCATCCTGA
- the fmt gene encoding methionyl-tRNA formyltransferase: protein MSAPPALRVAFFGSPAFAVPVLEAIRAHFELVLVVAQPDKPVGRGLRLTPPPVAARAAEVGLPLAQPQKLRNNAAFAAQLRESGADVAVTCAYGKLLPAPLLAVPRFGFLNTHTSLLPAYRGAAPIQWALIRGETVTGTTIMQTDAGLDTGPILLQEALPIAPQWTSIELAEALSRQAARLIVEALSRLPDLTPTPQDEAKATYAPLLVKEDGFVRWLDPAPAVVNRYRGVAAWPQTTAFLNGVRLKLSGLSVTGGQGQPGEVLRVDDEGLTVACGEGAVRIQTVQPEARRAQPAQVWAQGAGVVAGTRLDVWQPVPG, encoded by the coding sequence TTGAGCGCGCCTCCTGCCCTCCGCGTGGCCTTTTTTGGCTCGCCCGCCTTCGCCGTGCCGGTGTTGGAAGCCATTCGTGCTCACTTCGAGCTGGTGCTCGTCGTCGCGCAGCCCGACAAGCCGGTCGGCCGTGGGCTGCGCCTCACTCCCCCGCCTGTGGCGGCCCGCGCCGCCGAGGTGGGCCTCCCCCTCGCCCAGCCGCAGAAGCTGCGGAACAACGCGGCCTTTGCCGCGCAGCTGCGGGAGAGCGGAGCAGATGTGGCCGTCACCTGTGCCTACGGCAAGCTGCTCCCTGCCCCGCTGCTCGCCGTGCCCCGGTTCGGCTTCCTGAACACGCACACCAGCCTGCTACCCGCCTACCGCGGCGCAGCCCCGATTCAGTGGGCCCTGATTCGCGGCGAGACCGTCACGGGCACAACCATCATGCAGACAGACGCGGGGCTGGACACCGGGCCGATCCTGCTTCAGGAAGCTCTACCCATCGCGCCCCAGTGGACCAGTATCGAACTGGCGGAGGCGCTGAGCAGGCAGGCGGCGCGGCTGATCGTGGAGGCCCTCTCCCGCCTGCCGGACCTCACACCGACCCCACAGGACGAGGCAAAGGCCACCTACGCGCCCCTCCTCGTCAAGGAAGACGGCTTCGTGCGCTGGCTGGACCCCGCACCGGCGGTCGTGAACCGCTACCGGGGAGTGGCTGCATGGCCCCAGACGACCGCCTTCCTGAACGGGGTTCGCCTGAAGCTGAGCGGCCTAAGCGTCACGGGGGGGCAGGGCCAACCGGGTGAGGTGCTGCGGGTGGATGACGAGGGCCTGACCGTCGCCTGTGGCGAGGGCGCCGTGCGCATCCAGACTGTGCAGCCCGAGGCCCGGCGGGCACAACCTGCCCAGGTGTGGGCGCAGGGTGCGGGCGTCGTGGCCGGCACCCGACTGGACGTGTGGCAACCCGTTCCCGGCTGA
- the gmk gene encoding guanylate kinase: MMVATPNPHTNNTPSPPRRGLLIVMTGASGVGKGTLRERWLAGQDVFYSTSWTTREARPGEQDGVDYIFVTPEEFLEKARQNGFLEHAQFVGNHYGTPIEPIEEALRRGQDVVLEIEVEGAMQVKQRMGEAAVLIFIMPPSLTELRRRLTGRATETPERIEKRLNRARDEIMEAHAFRYVIVNDDLDRAVQELRAVQRAEHARQLPESEWTAEDREALRIAERVRSSALTREDLRRVVES, translated from the coding sequence ATGATGGTGGCCACGCCCAATCCACACACCAACAACACCCCTTCTCCCCCCCGCCGGGGCCTACTGATCGTGATGACGGGTGCCTCCGGCGTCGGCAAAGGCACGCTGCGCGAACGGTGGTTGGCCGGGCAGGACGTGTTTTACTCGACCTCTTGGACCACCCGTGAGGCGCGGCCCGGCGAACAAGACGGCGTGGACTACATCTTTGTGACGCCCGAGGAGTTTCTGGAAAAGGCGCGTCAGAATGGCTTTCTGGAGCACGCACAGTTTGTAGGAAACCACTACGGCACGCCCATTGAGCCCATCGAGGAGGCGTTGCGCCGCGGGCAGGACGTGGTGCTGGAGATCGAGGTGGAGGGGGCGATGCAGGTCAAGCAGCGCATGGGTGAGGCAGCAGTGTTGATCTTTATCATGCCGCCCAGCCTGACCGAGCTGCGCCGCCGCCTCACCGGCCGCGCCACCGAGACGCCCGAACGAATCGAGAAGCGCCTCAACCGCGCCCGTGACGAGATTATGGAGGCGCATGCCTTTCGGTACGTGATCGTGAATGACGACCTTGACCGCGCGGTGCAGGAATTGCGGGCGGTGCAGCGTGCCGAGCATGCCCGGCAGCTTCCCGAAAGCGAGTGGACGGCTGAGGACCGCGAAGCGCTGCGCATCGCGGAAAGGGTGCGCAGCAGCGCCCTTACCCGCGAGGATCTCCGGCGCGTGGTCGAAAGTTGA
- a CDS encoding tetratricopeptide repeat protein — protein MPVRSALILTAALLGGLASAQAIASAPAPVAPQQTAEQAAARARALAEEARRTSPSGRASIDQPLWKQAADAAEQAVRLAPGNAEFLRLRAQIYTEVGFWRQAELAWDAYFRAAAPAGEAERQQAATVQYNLGYAAYTRNQPDEAARFFTACLALDARNADCAAWAARTALEAGNYAQAVTLYGRALALRPGDRTLTYFRSLAEQASRYGPAATRAFSRAYAELDAGRNAQALAGFQEAARLAPNFAEAWREAGRLALALGNAQAARAAYQGAAALPTATASDRYNLALAQEGEQYGLKAVQTFRSAYTRYTAGDQAGAEAGFQEATRLNPQYAKAWAWLGRVRYEANNYAGAAEAYEQAVRLDPNDRSSAYFLRLAQQGK, from the coding sequence ATGCCCGTACGCTCTGCCCTGATCCTGACTGCCGCCCTGCTTGGGGGCCTTGCCAGCGCGCAGGCAATAGCCTCCGCCCCGGCCCCCGTCGCCCCGCAGCAGACGGCCGAACAGGCTGCCGCTCGGGCCCGCGCCCTCGCCGAGGAGGCTCGCCGCACCTCCCCAAGTGGCCGCGCCAGCATCGACCAGCCCCTTTGGAAGCAGGCCGCCGACGCTGCCGAGCAGGCGGTGAGGCTCGCGCCGGGGAATGCCGAGTTCCTTCGGCTGCGCGCGCAGATCTATACCGAAGTCGGCTTCTGGCGTCAGGCCGAGCTCGCCTGGGACGCCTACTTCCGTGCTGCGGCGCCGGCGGGTGAGGCGGAGCGGCAACAGGCTGCCACCGTGCAGTACAACCTGGGCTATGCCGCGTACACCCGCAACCAGCCGGACGAGGCTGCGCGCTTTTTCACCGCCTGCCTCGCCCTCGACGCGCGAAACGCGGATTGCGCCGCCTGGGCCGCTCGTACGGCTCTGGAAGCCGGGAACTACGCCCAGGCGGTGACGCTGTACGGCCGGGCGCTGGCCCTGCGGCCCGGTGACCGGACCCTGACGTACTTTCGCAGCCTCGCGGAACAGGCCAGCCGCTACGGCCCCGCTGCCACCCGCGCCTTTAGCCGCGCCTATGCCGAACTCGACGCGGGCCGGAACGCCCAAGCCCTGGCTGGTTTTCAGGAGGCCGCGCGCCTTGCTCCCAACTTTGCGGAGGCGTGGCGGGAAGCGGGCCGTCTCGCCCTGGCCCTGGGAAATGCCCAGGCTGCCCGCGCGGCGTACCAGGGAGCCGCCGCCCTTCCTACGGCGACCGCCAGCGACCGCTATAACCTCGCGCTCGCGCAGGAAGGCGAGCAGTACGGGCTGAAGGCGGTGCAGACGTTCCGGAGCGCCTACACGCGGTACACGGCGGGCGACCAGGCCGGCGCAGAGGCCGGCTTCCAGGAGGCTACGCGCCTGAACCCGCAGTACGCCAAAGCCTGGGCCTGGCTCGGCCGCGTCCGCTACGAGGCAAACAACTACGCTGGAGCCGCCGAAGCCTATGAGCAGGCCGTGAGGCTCGACCCGAACGACCGCAGCAGCGCCTACTTCCTGCGGCTGGCGCAGCAGGGCAAGTGA
- a CDS encoding S9 family peptidase, which translates to MRRAAYLALLLLAVGSFAWMQRENLPFAAPEPNTRTPTPGTPLGEVTDAALRQLVARQPISIQALRAREYPGSALTVVRTLSPGINYTRQIVSYESDGLTIYGLLTVPNGMPPRGGWPAIVFNHGYIPPNEYRTTKRYVAYQDAFARAGFVTLKSDYRGHGNSEGEARGGYDDPGYTVDVLNAAASLKQDPRVNRERIGLWGHSMGGQLSLRAMLVDPDLKAASLWAGVVASYDVLATDWGRSPGGADRVLDPLNRRYLRALSPNAYLADLKGRPLQLHHGTADEDVPYSFQQALANDLRAAGQPVEAYRYEGDNHNLSGHLGLALRRSVAFFKKHL; encoded by the coding sequence ATGAGACGCGCGGCTTATCTGGCGCTGCTGCTCCTGGCGGTGGGGTCCTTTGCCTGGATGCAGCGAGAAAATCTGCCGTTTGCGGCACCGGAGCCGAACACGCGCACCCCTACGCCGGGCACCCCGCTGGGTGAGGTGACGGACGCGGCGCTGCGGCAGCTCGTGGCACGGCAGCCCATCAGCATTCAGGCGCTGCGGGCACGGGAGTATCCCGGCAGCGCCCTGACCGTCGTTCGTACCCTGAGCCCCGGGATCAACTACACCCGGCAGATCGTGAGCTACGAGTCTGACGGCCTGACGATCTACGGCCTGCTGACGGTCCCCAACGGCATGCCCCCGCGGGGGGGTTGGCCCGCCATCGTGTTTAACCACGGCTACATCCCACCGAACGAGTACCGCACGACCAAGCGGTATGTCGCCTATCAGGACGCTTTTGCCCGGGCAGGCTTCGTGACCCTCAAGAGTGACTACCGGGGCCACGGGAACTCGGAGGGCGAGGCGCGGGGCGGCTACGACGACCCCGGCTACACGGTCGACGTGCTGAACGCCGCCGCCAGCCTGAAACAAGACCCCCGGGTGAACCGGGAACGCATCGGCCTATGGGGCCACAGCATGGGCGGGCAACTCAGCCTGCGGGCGATGCTCGTGGACCCCGACCTCAAAGCCGCCTCCCTCTGGGCGGGCGTCGTCGCCAGTTACGACGTGTTGGCAACCGACTGGGGCCGCTCACCCGGTGGGGCTGATCGTGTTCTCGATCCCCTCAACCGCCGTTACCTGCGCGCGCTGAGCCCCAATGCCTACCTGGCAGACCTGAAGGGGCGGCCCCTCCAGCTTCACCACGGCACCGCCGACGAGGACGTCCCCTACAGCTTCCAACAGGCCCTGGCGAACGATCTGCGTGCGGCTGGGCAGCCGGTCGAGGCGTACCGCTACGAGGGCGACAACCACAACCTCAGCGGGCATCTGGGGCTGGCGCTGCGGCGCAGCGTGGCGTTTTTCAAGAAGCACCTGTAG
- a CDS encoding cyclodeaminase/cyclohydrolase family protein, with translation MASLWQRPALDLLQEAASGAPTPGGGATAALTGAFGVALLEMALHITLNKDERAAEALRPVLPTLSALRARLQTLVEEDVQAFEAYVRAAHLPQDTGEERREREEARTAAGEASMRTPRHLARTLVEALEEAPRLVPQVHPEVTSDVGAGAAILEGALHAALLTVTINLPHVPQEERDALQAERDTLEARGRERAAQTLRLTRERLAGRS, from the coding sequence ATGGCTTCCCTCTGGCAGCGTCCGGCCCTCGACCTTCTTCAAGAGGCCGCCAGCGGCGCCCCGACTCCGGGTGGTGGCGCTACGGCAGCGCTGACCGGGGCCTTTGGCGTGGCCCTGCTGGAGATGGCCCTTCACATCACCCTGAACAAGGACGAGCGGGCGGCGGAGGCGTTGCGGCCCGTCCTCCCGACCCTGAGCGCCCTGCGCGCGCGGCTCCAGACCCTGGTGGAAGAAGACGTGCAGGCGTTTGAGGCCTACGTGCGGGCAGCGCACCTGCCGCAAGACACCGGGGAGGAGCGGCGCGAGCGGGAAGAGGCGCGGACTGCGGCGGGAGAAGCCTCGATGCGCACGCCGCGGCACTTGGCCCGGACGCTGGTGGAGGCGCTGGAGGAGGCCCCGCGGCTCGTCCCCCAGGTTCACCCGGAGGTCACGAGTGACGTGGGGGCGGGGGCAGCCATCCTGGAAGGTGCCCTACACGCCGCTCTGCTCACCGTGACGATCAACCTGCCCCACGTCCCCCAGGAGGAGCGGGACGCTCTGCAGGCCGAGCGGGACACGCTGGAGGCGCGGGGCCGAGAGCGGGCGGCACAGACGCTGCGCCTCACGCGCGAGCGCCTTGCGGGACGGAGCTGA